The Coregonus clupeaformis isolate EN_2021a chromosome 39, ASM2061545v1, whole genome shotgun sequence genome contains the following window.
AGATAGGCCTgagctactttgaaaaacagtgctgTTCGTCTGAGTTGGTAGcttctacagacagattagtcttctcttttcagcagaaGGCATTTTCTTTCCTAACGTGTTTCCCACGATTGTATTTAGAAATTTGCGAAAGGCGTTTCGCTATTCACTGACggcaacagagagaaagagaaccaaTAGAAATATAATCCATTGAAACAGAATCCATAGAAGGAAAGTgcccattcaagtcaggactggcagccatttcgagcgtacccatgagtttaccagtcaaattggcAAGGTGAGAATCTTTCTATTGATAATATCTCTATGGCCGCAACTCAACATGCTGTTCGATATTTGTCACACGTGCTGCACAAATTCAGTCAGTATTCAGACATTATATAattttatatataaatataaaattaTTTCAATTTTTCAGGGGTTGCGGCAACCCTACTTCCCTTGGCTATGTAAAGAATCAGAGTTCTCAACACACCAGAACCAATCAAATTACATGTGGCCCATCCCATCTTGATTTCTAACCAATCAGCCTGTCAGCCTCTATGACTGACAGGCAGAATGACAAATGGGGCGGAGTTTTTATCATCATCATTGACACTAGAGCTCAGGAATGGGAAAAGTTTCTCATTGAAGGAGCACCCAGTGAACGAATAGATATGAGCCTTGGCTTCCGAGTCATAAAAAGACACCAACCCTTCCTTGTGATCTacaaacacccccaccttctgGGGCTTCTCTCTCAGGGAGAGGACGATGGAGCCAGAATCCTCTGCAGCCTTGTACTCGTGCCCATTGGTCATCCACAAGGCCCAGAAGCCAATCGCAGGGGTCGGGAGTGTCTTCCCCTTCCTGTCGATGGACTCCCTGGCCACTCCTAGGCCccagtcagtcttcccagagacCTGGACCTTTAAGTTCAAATTCAAgtttttttaaaatacatttatatttatatttttgtcattcagcagatgctcttatccagagcgacttacagttagtgcgttcATCCTTAGGTACGAGAACCACATCTTACAGTTAGTTAGTACAACTTCCCTCTAATATACCCACAAAACTGAAAAAACCCTACAATGATACTCTGAGGGCTGATTTCTTACCTTGGAAACAATAATCTGAAAGGATTATTATGATTTCTTTGTTCAGTCGATATGGTGGTATATAGACTGATAAGATACATATCTAAAAGCCCCAAAACGTCAAATATCCGATAATGTCAGTCAACCGGTACATCGGTTTGGCTCTTATTTATTGTAATGTATCTCACCTCGAAGTAGAATCTCCTGGAGGAGAACCCTGTCCTCCCAAGGACACTGATACTGGTATTGAACCTCTTGGGGTTGAAAGGCAGGATCCTCCAATCGTTGACGTGTCTGGCCTGTTTCCCATCTTCAGACAGAGCCAGGAAAGGATGAGCTGTGTCGGGGTCCAGAATCACGTTCACTATCGGAAAATAACAATAAAACAGATATATAATTCATccattaatcaattaattaattaatccattcatccatccctccatttGTTCACCCatcaattcattcattcattcattcattcattcacccatccattaattaattaattcagccatccatccattcattcatccattaACTCAACCATCTATCCATTCATCCATACATTCATCATACGTTAATTAATCCtttcatccatctatctatctatccatccattcatccattcattcattcatccatccatcaatttttttatccatccatccattctgtTAGTTGTaattagggccaggagttttccaTGGCCACCATGTGGTGTCACCTGACCAGGCTATAGTTAGGATCAAAACAAGAACGGATAAATGACAGTAAAATGTAAAGTAATTAATTAAATGGTGGGTTAAGAGATCGATAAACGAGAGATGAACATGTGAATATGTGGATTGTAGATTGTAGCATGTTTTACCTGCATTAGTCTTCAGCAATTTCAGTCCTGAATTAAAAGAAAAGACTCACAattgaaaatgtaattgttcatGATGTAGAtttaataatatgtcatttagcagacgcttttatccaaagcgacttacagtcatgtgcgcatacatttttacgtatgggtggtcccggggatcgaacccactaccctggcgttacaagcgccatgctctaccaattgagctacagaggaccacaaatgtaATTATTGAAAAATCGAATGCGGCCAAATAAAAAATTACTGTAATTGTGTAGAACACTGGTTgagtcaacgttgtttccatgtcattccAATGACATTACGTTGAAGAAATGTgtaatagacattgaattgacgtctgtgccaagtGGGTCATGATTCTACAGTATTTGTAAACTTTTATAAAATTGATAATTATAGATAAATAAAGAATAGTAACCTTTATCCATGACTTTCTTCATCTCCTCTCTGAAGGTATCCTCCAGTTGGGACACAATTCCCCAGATGGTGTTTCCACCACTGCTAGCACTGATCTCAGAACAGATCTACAGCAGAGGACAGTTGGGATAGAGTTTTACTAAGGACTGACCTCAGAACAGATATACAGCAGAGGACAGTTGGGTTGAATTTTACTAAGtactgactaaccctaacccaatgaaATGTATGTTATGCATTATTTTTTACATCAGccgttgtcacaaagtgcttaacaGTAACCCTGCCCAGAGCAGAAGCTCAATGGCAGTAAAAACTCCCTATAGGGAAAAAACCTAGAAAGAAACCTGACTCAGAGGGGTGGCCCTCAGCTGGCTGTACCGGGTACAGTCAGCTGAGTTGAGTTCTACTAAGAGCTGACCTGAATTAACCCAAATCCTAGCTTCATGTGCACATCCCGTATTAACTCTAagcctaatcctaaccctaa
Protein-coding sequences here:
- the LOC121554426 gene encoding E3 ubiquitin-protein ligase TRIM39 isoform X1, whose product is MASLSMTEDQLRCSICLDIFVHPVSTPCGHNFCKSCISDYWDIRDPICPLCKETFKKRPDLHVNTFINEIINQFKSAQEDISPHPILPLREPEQGDTTDGGVNRKIQARQNKVEEIKHSVEISRASSQKDIEESEQVFTALLRSIERSQADVVGEIQEKQRAVEKQADWLIMELEQEIADLKSGNNKQGELRSTPQQICSEISASSGGNTIWGIVSQLEDTFREEMKKVMDKGLKLLKTNAVNVILDPDTAHPFLALSEDGKQARHVNDWRILPFNPKRFNTSISVLGRTGFSSRRFYFEVQVSGKTDWGLGVARESIDRKGKTLPTPAIGFWALWMTNGHEYKAAEDSGSIVLSLREKPQKVGVFVDHKEGLVSFYDSEAKAHIYSFTGCSFNEKLFPFLSSSVNDDDKNSAPFVILPVSHRG
- the LOC121554426 gene encoding E3 ubiquitin-protein ligase TRIM39 isoform X2; protein product: MASLSMTEDQLRCSICLDIFVHPVSTPCGHNFCKSCISDYWDIRDPICPLCKETFKKRPDLHVNTFINEIINQFKSAQEDISPHPILPLREPEQGDTTDGGVNRKIQARQNKVEEIKHSVEISRASSQKDIEESEQVFTALLRSIERSQADVVGEIQEKQRAVEKQADWLIMELEQEIADLKSGNNKQGELRSTPQQICSEISASSGGNTIWGIVSQLEDTFREEMKKVMDKGLKLLKTNAVNVILDPDTAHPFLALSEDGKQARHVNDWRILPFNPKRFNTSISVLGRTGFSSRRFYFEVQVSGKTDWGLGVARESIDRKGKTLPTPAIGFWALWMTNGHEYKAAEDSGSIVLSLREKPQKVGVFVDHKEGLVSFYDSEAKAHIYSFTGCSFNEKLFPFLSSSVNDDDKNSAPFVILPVSHRG